The Lysobacter enzymogenes genome window below encodes:
- a CDS encoding MAPEG family protein, giving the protein MNTELQMLAWSAALGIAHLLIAAAFMTAQRGVRWNAGARDGTPEPLTGAAARLDRAWRNYLETFPLFAALALAVTIAGRGNDHTALAAQLYFWARLVYVPVYAAGIPYLRSAVWAVALWGILQLLWALL; this is encoded by the coding sequence ATGAACACCGAACTGCAAATGCTGGCGTGGTCGGCCGCGCTGGGCATCGCCCATCTGCTGATCGCCGCGGCTTTCATGACCGCGCAGCGCGGCGTGCGCTGGAATGCCGGCGCGCGCGACGGCACGCCCGAGCCGCTGACCGGCGCGGCCGCGCGGCTGGACCGGGCCTGGCGCAATTACCTGGAAACCTTTCCGCTGTTCGCCGCGCTGGCGCTGGCGGTGACCATCGCCGGCCGCGGCAACGACCACACCGCGCTGGCCGCGCAACTGTATTTCTGGGCGCGGCTGGTCTACGTGCCGGTGTATGCCGCCGGCATCCCGTACCTGCGTTCGGCGGTGTGGGCGGTCGCGCTGTGGGGCATCCTGCAACTGCTGTGGGCCTTGCTGTAA
- a CDS encoding GIY-YIG nuclease family protein, translated as MPWYVYLIECTDGSLYTGIAVDVERRYAQHAAGKGARYTRAHPPARLLARFEHPDRGAALRAEYAIKQLTPAAKRALCAQAQAAG; from the coding sequence ATGCCCTGGTACGTCTATCTCATCGAATGCACCGACGGCAGCCTCTACACCGGCATCGCCGTCGACGTGGAGCGCCGCTACGCCCAGCACGCCGCCGGCAAGGGCGCGCGCTACACCCGCGCGCATCCGCCGGCGCGCTTGCTGGCGCGGTTCGAACACCCCGACCGCGGCGCGGCGTTGCGCGCCGAATACGCGATCAAGCAGCTCACCCCGGCGGCCAAGCGCGCGCTGTGCGCGCAGGCGCAGGCCGCCGGCTGA